A stretch of Corallococcus macrosporus DNA encodes these proteins:
- a CDS encoding tetratricopeptide repeat protein — protein MAKSMVERYEQLLRQDPTSSVFVELAKALLEKGDAARTIEVCTQGISHHPTSTVGRVLWGKALIQLGRPAEAMEQFDQAIAIERDNPYAYNLIGDVLLQRGLYRSALPILRKAVALQPNNGRVKQWLDQAQQALSGGPAPIFEDLGILGTPAAAPEEETPEAPGAEAAPSAFEARAAAAAGLEPRRSARTETPAGGVDAHAAARVGSVEAHGGPTAPSGTPVPEDARRDGSVDAGGPSAADDQRESAPDAGADPGDGSGRVASGGPSDPGQEPGSGRQRVASEAGADSGNGSGAGRGRAARGGPSDPGQEPGDGSSDAGQEPGSGRGLEARGDASGAGSEASAGDATDGAPTDPGAGAASESAQGASGRGRKSGMLADLPDAPAEEPASQSGGLLGDLPPPEAARARATVPMRPAPVASSGAGGKRSLLDDIPDATELAAAAARNKAAANAKDTEALAAKYEREMHEKIAKERAKQSLLERYGAKTVALFVALIFLGASAGFFILYRSRQGGQTLSETLELSKRAIAQDTGASLDEALRQLDRARDMDEASPAAWALAGYAHALRYLDHGANADDRRLALEALEKPGVKEGFNGLVLATNALVADDRGREASRRALLASQDDVTEVHALAGSLLIAAKDEKKALDRFDRALKASPGNVRALVSLGDYYLASEDFPQALEMFKRAREVSKEHPAARIGMAESRLALEQDLDAALADVAPLAQDPKLPPALQPRQQLVHGELLSALGKYEEARAMLSKGTQGPLAMDFQLALGAAGRAAGKLEAAQQAYEAALKLQPKSEAAKEGLGRTLLDRDREKEALQRLEADGGRKVSLVRGAAYARLGDWKRARVELGKTRVNDRYPPEAVAWLALADANEGNAAQARDVLEKAVAKKPRTDLRVALGQVYWRERALDKAQAQFDEALKDPRDYEGACSLGRLLLSRGLPDMALKPLTQAVERNGAHGEARDALGRTLLALGRTPDALKQFEAWQLDNPGNAAAHKGFALALYQSGRRKEAEGASGRAVKLAPDDAEGQRLRAALLFANGDAKGGFAALERANKLDSKDPDTFCEIAQAFLRQGQVESADAAFAAARREGPDATCGRVGELYTQLPGGGRGAARTLQDLADKAPTVWDKAFAQVTLARVLLGAGAVKEARAAADEAVRLAPYNGRAYLALGLVAFKQRQEAPAREALAKAVELEPTDGLAHLALADVLVRESSELPRAVEAYEAFLKLAGGAPEANRVKKALPLLKRRASR, from the coding sequence ATGGCCAAGTCGATGGTGGAGCGTTACGAGCAGCTCCTCCGGCAGGACCCGACCTCTTCCGTCTTCGTGGAGCTGGCGAAGGCGCTGCTGGAGAAGGGAGACGCGGCGCGCACCATCGAGGTGTGTACGCAGGGCATCTCCCACCACCCCACGTCCACCGTGGGGCGGGTGCTGTGGGGCAAGGCCCTCATCCAGCTGGGGCGGCCCGCGGAGGCGATGGAGCAGTTCGACCAAGCCATCGCCATCGAGCGGGACAACCCGTACGCCTACAACCTCATTGGCGACGTGCTCCTGCAGCGCGGGCTGTACCGCTCCGCGCTGCCGATTCTGCGCAAGGCCGTGGCGCTGCAGCCCAACAACGGGCGCGTGAAGCAGTGGTTGGATCAGGCCCAGCAGGCGCTGTCCGGCGGCCCTGCGCCCATCTTCGAGGACCTGGGCATCCTGGGGACCCCGGCGGCGGCGCCGGAGGAAGAGACGCCGGAAGCGCCGGGTGCGGAAGCAGCCCCGTCCGCGTTCGAGGCGCGTGCCGCCGCTGCGGCGGGCCTGGAGCCGCGCCGTTCCGCGAGGACGGAGACCCCAGCGGGTGGAGTGGATGCGCACGCGGCTGCTCGCGTCGGATCCGTGGAGGCGCACGGAGGGCCGACCGCGCCTTCCGGAACGCCGGTGCCGGAGGATGCTCGGCGCGATGGTTCGGTGGATGCGGGTGGTCCGTCCGCGGCGGATGATCAGCGCGAGAGCGCGCCGGACGCTGGCGCGGATCCGGGCGACGGATCCGGTCGTGTGGCCAGCGGTGGCCCGTCGGATCCGGGGCAGGAGCCGGGTTCGGGGCGGCAGCGCGTGGCGTCGGAGGCCGGAGCGGATTCGGGTAATGGATCCGGTGCGGGACGCGGTCGCGCGGCCCGTGGTGGACCTTCGGATCCGGGCCAGGAACCCGGTGATGGCTCCTCGGACGCGGGCCAGGAGCCCGGTTCGGGACGCGGCCTTGAGGCTCGCGGTGACGCTTCGGGCGCGGGCTCGGAGGCCTCCGCGGGCGACGCGACGGACGGTGCTCCGACGGATCCGGGCGCGGGTGCCGCTTCCGAGTCCGCGCAGGGTGCCTCTGGTCGTGGGCGCAAGTCCGGGATGCTGGCGGACCTGCCGGACGCCCCGGCGGAAGAACCCGCGTCGCAGAGTGGGGGACTGCTCGGGGACCTTCCTCCTCCCGAGGCAGCTCGGGCCCGCGCGACCGTGCCGATGAGGCCGGCTCCGGTGGCGTCGTCGGGGGCGGGCGGCAAGCGCTCGCTGCTGGACGACATCCCGGATGCGACGGAGCTGGCGGCGGCCGCGGCGCGCAACAAGGCGGCGGCGAACGCGAAGGACACGGAGGCGCTCGCGGCGAAGTACGAGCGCGAGATGCACGAGAAGATCGCCAAGGAGCGGGCGAAGCAGTCCCTCCTCGAGCGATACGGCGCGAAGACCGTGGCCCTCTTCGTGGCCCTCATCTTCCTGGGCGCGAGCGCCGGCTTCTTCATCCTCTACCGCTCCCGCCAGGGCGGCCAGACGCTGTCGGAGACGCTGGAACTCTCGAAGCGCGCCATCGCGCAGGACACGGGGGCGTCGCTGGACGAGGCGCTCCGCCAGCTCGACCGCGCGCGTGACATGGACGAAGCGAGCCCCGCCGCGTGGGCGCTCGCGGGCTACGCGCACGCGCTGCGCTACCTGGACCACGGCGCCAACGCCGACGACCGCCGGCTCGCGCTGGAGGCGCTGGAGAAGCCGGGCGTGAAGGAGGGCTTCAACGGCCTGGTGCTGGCCACCAATGCGCTCGTCGCCGACGACCGGGGCCGCGAGGCCTCGCGCCGCGCGCTGCTCGCGTCGCAGGACGACGTGACGGAGGTGCACGCGCTCGCGGGCAGCCTGCTCATCGCCGCCAAGGACGAGAAGAAGGCCCTGGACCGCTTCGACCGTGCGCTCAAGGCGTCCCCGGGCAACGTCCGCGCGCTGGTGTCGCTGGGCGACTACTACCTCGCCTCCGAGGACTTCCCGCAGGCGCTGGAGATGTTCAAGCGCGCGCGCGAGGTCTCCAAGGAGCACCCGGCCGCCCGCATCGGGATGGCCGAGAGCCGGCTCGCGCTGGAGCAGGACCTGGACGCGGCGCTGGCGGACGTGGCGCCGCTCGCGCAGGACCCGAAGCTGCCGCCCGCGCTCCAGCCCCGCCAGCAGCTGGTGCACGGCGAGCTGTTGTCCGCGCTGGGCAAGTACGAGGAAGCGCGCGCGATGCTCTCCAAGGGCACGCAGGGGCCGCTGGCCATGGACTTCCAGCTGGCGCTCGGGGCCGCGGGCCGCGCGGCGGGCAAGCTGGAGGCCGCGCAGCAGGCCTACGAGGCCGCGCTGAAGCTGCAGCCCAAGAGCGAGGCCGCGAAGGAGGGCCTGGGGCGCACGCTGCTGGACCGCGACCGCGAGAAGGAAGCGCTCCAGCGGCTGGAGGCGGACGGCGGCCGCAAGGTGTCGCTGGTTCGCGGTGCTGCCTACGCGCGGCTCGGGGACTGGAAGCGCGCCCGCGTGGAGCTGGGCAAGACGCGCGTGAACGACCGCTACCCGCCGGAGGCCGTCGCGTGGCTGGCGCTGGCGGACGCGAACGAGGGCAACGCCGCCCAGGCGCGCGACGTGCTGGAGAAGGCGGTGGCCAAGAAGCCCCGCACGGACCTGCGCGTGGCGCTGGGACAGGTGTACTGGCGCGAGCGCGCGCTCGACAAGGCGCAGGCGCAGTTCGACGAGGCGCTGAAGGACCCGCGCGACTACGAGGGCGCGTGCTCGCTGGGGCGGCTGCTCCTGTCGCGCGGCCTGCCGGACATGGCGCTCAAGCCGCTGACGCAGGCGGTGGAGCGCAACGGCGCGCACGGCGAGGCGCGCGACGCCCTGGGCCGCACGCTGCTGGCGCTGGGCCGGACTCCGGATGCGCTGAAGCAGTTCGAGGCCTGGCAGCTGGACAACCCGGGCAACGCGGCCGCGCACAAGGGCTTCGCGCTGGCGCTGTACCAGTCCGGCCGCCGCAAGGAGGCGGAGGGCGCGTCGGGCCGCGCGGTGAAGCTGGCGCCGGACGACGCGGAAGGGCAGCGGCTGCGCGCGGCGCTCCTGTTCGCCAACGGCGACGCGAAGGGCGGCTTCGCGGCGCTGGAGCGCGCCAACAAGCTGGACTCCAAGGACCCGGACACCTTCTGCGAAATCGCCCAGGCGTTCCTGCGCCAGGGGCAGGTGGAGAGCGCGGACGCGGCCTTCGCGGCGGCGCGGCGCGAGGGGCCGGACGCGACGTGCGGCCGCGTGGGCGAGCTGTACACGCAGCTGCCGGGCGGTGGACGCGGCGCGGCGCGCACGCTGCAGGACCTGGCCGACAAGGCGCCCACCGTCTGGGACAAGGCCTTCGCCCAGGTGACGCTGGCACGGGTGCTCCTGGGCGCCGGAGCCGTGAAGGAGGCCCGCGCGGCGGCGGACGAGGCCGTGCGGCTTGCCCCCTACAACGGGCGTGCGTACCTGGCCCTGGGACTGGTGGCCTTCAAGCAGCGGCAGGAGGCCCCCGCCCGCGAGGCGCTGGCCAAGGCCGTGGAGCTGGAGCCCACGGACGGCCTGGCCCACCTGGCGCTGGCGGACGTGCTGGTGCGCGAGTCCTCGGAGCTGCCCCGGGCGGTGGAGGCCTACGAGGCCTTCCTGAAGCTCGCCGGGGGGGCTCCGGAGGCGAACCGGGTGAAGAAGGCCCTTCCGCTCCTCAAGCGCCGGGCGTCGCGCTAG
- a CDS encoding NAD-dependent epimerase/dehydratase family protein, whose product MSASTEEKDTVADKRPAVVVTGISGNLGRTLAKQLHKRERIIGIDRRPFVGKPKDVEMHQLDLRKKKAEDVFRKNEIRAVIHMGIMHDPRMSEEEHHSFNVVGTTRLLEYCAKYGVKKVVVLSSANVYGPSPDNSNFLTEDAPLMAASRFSGVRDLIEVDMLAHSFFWKHPDIETVILRPVHIVGPTIKNAPSHYLRLRYPWTMAGFDPMVQLIHVEDVARAMMEALRPEPKGVYNVVGPGQVPLSAVLRELGHTPIPVPHPVARPLLGLMFRYRLANFPPPELDHIQFLCAVDGNRWVQDVGWKAQHSMRDTIRSVIGE is encoded by the coding sequence GTGAGCGCTTCCACCGAGGAGAAGGACACCGTCGCGGACAAGCGCCCGGCGGTGGTCGTCACCGGCATCAGCGGCAACCTGGGCCGCACGCTGGCGAAGCAGCTGCACAAGCGCGAGCGCATCATCGGCATCGACCGGCGCCCCTTCGTGGGCAAGCCGAAGGACGTCGAGATGCACCAGCTGGACCTGCGCAAGAAGAAGGCGGAGGACGTCTTCCGCAAGAACGAGATCCGCGCCGTCATCCACATGGGCATCATGCATGACCCGCGCATGAGCGAGGAGGAGCACCACTCGTTCAACGTCGTGGGGACCACGCGCCTGCTGGAGTACTGCGCGAAGTACGGCGTGAAGAAGGTGGTGGTGCTGTCCTCGGCCAACGTCTACGGCCCCAGCCCGGACAACTCCAACTTCCTCACGGAGGACGCGCCGCTGATGGCCGCCAGCCGCTTCTCCGGCGTGCGCGACCTCATCGAAGTGGACATGCTGGCGCACAGCTTCTTCTGGAAGCACCCCGACATCGAGACGGTCATCCTGCGGCCCGTCCACATCGTCGGGCCCACCATCAAGAACGCGCCGTCCCACTACCTGCGCCTGCGCTACCCGTGGACCATGGCGGGCTTCGACCCCATGGTGCAGCTCATCCACGTGGAGGACGTGGCCCGCGCCATGATGGAGGCCCTGCGCCCGGAGCCCAAGGGCGTCTACAACGTCGTCGGCCCCGGCCAGGTGCCCCTGTCCGCGGTGCTGCGCGAGCTGGGCCACACCCCCATCCCCGTGCCGCACCCGGTGGCCCGGCCGCTGTTGGGCCTGATGTTCCGCTACCGGCTGGCCAACTTCCCGCCGCCGGAGCTGGACCACATCCAGTTCCTCTGCGCCGTGGACGGCAACCGCTGGGTCCAGGACGTGGGCTGGAAGGCCCAGCACTCCATGCGGGACACCATCCGCTCCGTCATCGGCGAGTAG
- a CDS encoding lysophospholipid acyltransferase family protein produces MLERFSDKVKKGLRGWTERMAGEQQSDQLQALARTENEYGVDPFGFNLDYSLAAIAPFMWLYRHYFRVEAYGADRIPAGRVLLVSNHSGQLPLDGAMIGIALMVEGNPPRAIRSMVEKWVPSLPYVSTFMARVGQIVGTPENCRRLLEAEEAILVFPEGTRGLNKLWPQRYQLQEFGLGFMRLALETNTPIVPIAVVGAEEQAPALMNLKPVAKLLGFPSFPITPTGTPFPLPTKYRIYFGDALHFTGRADDEDSELDKKVRTVKASIQAMLHQGLKERRGVFW; encoded by the coding sequence ATGCTGGAGCGTTTCAGCGACAAGGTGAAGAAGGGCCTGCGCGGCTGGACCGAGCGCATGGCCGGCGAGCAGCAGTCCGACCAACTCCAGGCCCTGGCCCGGACGGAGAACGAGTACGGGGTGGACCCGTTCGGGTTCAACCTGGACTACAGCCTGGCCGCCATCGCCCCGTTCATGTGGCTCTACCGCCACTACTTCAGGGTGGAGGCCTACGGCGCGGACCGCATCCCCGCGGGACGGGTGCTGCTGGTGTCCAACCACTCCGGCCAATTGCCCCTGGACGGCGCGATGATTGGCATTGCCCTGATGGTGGAGGGCAACCCGCCGCGCGCCATCCGCAGCATGGTGGAGAAGTGGGTGCCGTCCCTGCCGTACGTCTCCACGTTCATGGCGCGCGTGGGGCAGATTGTCGGCACGCCGGAGAACTGCCGGCGGCTGCTGGAGGCGGAGGAGGCCATCCTCGTGTTCCCGGAAGGGACGCGCGGGCTCAACAAGCTCTGGCCCCAGCGCTACCAGCTCCAGGAGTTCGGCCTGGGCTTCATGCGGCTGGCGCTGGAGACGAACACGCCCATCGTGCCCATCGCCGTGGTGGGCGCGGAGGAGCAGGCCCCCGCGCTGATGAACCTCAAGCCGGTGGCGAAGCTCCTGGGCTTCCCGTCCTTCCCCATCACCCCCACGGGCACGCCCTTCCCGCTGCCCACGAAGTACCGCATCTACTTCGGAGACGCGCTCCACTTCACCGGCCGCGCGGACGACGAGGACAGCGAGCTGGACAAGAAGGTGCGCACCGTGAAGGCCTCCATCCAGGCGATGCTGCACCAGGGCCTCAAGGAACGCCGGGGGGTGTTCTGGTGA
- a CDS encoding DUF2252 family protein, translated as MRIPPKPSPSSRTSVPGSTVAATVLTLASGASAGRLPSHVSDFQPQATTSRTGNAVALNAPAPKGARASGLDREPAQAVAFVRDFNARLDLPPARLKEKLAQMRESPSAMFRAMPALFHADLRGPYAQEARLTDRTPPDIRVVGDAHVGNLGTFRGPDGKAVWGLNDFDQTGTASPEADLTRLATSAVLTAREAGLSSSEQAKVVEALAKNYFETLELLADGDANPGAFLDKKESSGAVKDLIGKARDTSAKDLLSKYVKLDGAKGPHFLKSDTLKPLDAEQKTAVRTALASYEKTLDGTEGVAVPLKILDLAARLDAGGSSYGLERDYVLVGAADPKAPPVLLELKELLASGVTSPPVPANGADVVKAQEELGGAVNPLTGAVDMGGRAFLVREVEPEKDKLDDAVLGKKKALRSTFEQAGVVLARAHGNTQAQAARLEDWVGGDAKGATKRLVTFAQAYADQAEADWKALKAAR; from the coding sequence ATGCGCATCCCGCCCAAGCCCTCGCCCTCCTCCCGGACGTCCGTCCCCGGCTCCACCGTGGCCGCCACCGTGCTGACGCTCGCCTCCGGGGCCTCGGCGGGGCGGCTGCCGTCCCACGTCAGCGACTTCCAGCCCCAGGCCACCACGTCACGGACGGGCAACGCCGTGGCGCTGAACGCGCCAGCGCCCAAGGGGGCCCGGGCGTCCGGACTGGACCGCGAGCCCGCCCAGGCGGTGGCCTTCGTGCGCGACTTCAACGCGCGCCTGGACCTGCCGCCCGCGCGCCTGAAGGAGAAGCTGGCGCAGATGCGTGAGAGCCCCTCCGCCATGTTCCGCGCCATGCCCGCCCTGTTCCACGCGGACCTGCGCGGTCCGTACGCGCAGGAGGCTCGGCTGACGGACCGGACGCCGCCGGACATCCGGGTGGTGGGCGACGCGCACGTGGGCAACCTGGGCACGTTCCGGGGCCCGGACGGCAAGGCGGTGTGGGGGCTCAACGACTTCGACCAGACGGGCACGGCGTCGCCGGAGGCGGACCTCACGCGCCTGGCCACCAGCGCCGTCCTCACCGCGCGCGAGGCGGGCCTGTCCTCCAGCGAGCAGGCCAAGGTGGTGGAGGCGCTCGCGAAGAACTACTTCGAGACGCTGGAGCTGCTGGCGGACGGCGACGCGAACCCCGGGGCCTTCCTGGACAAGAAGGAGTCCTCCGGCGCGGTGAAGGACCTCATCGGGAAGGCGCGCGACACGTCCGCGAAGGACCTGCTGTCCAAGTACGTGAAGCTGGATGGCGCGAAGGGCCCCCACTTCCTCAAGTCGGACACGCTCAAGCCGCTGGACGCGGAGCAGAAGACGGCGGTGCGCACGGCGCTGGCCTCCTACGAGAAGACGCTGGACGGCACGGAGGGCGTGGCCGTGCCCCTCAAGATCTTGGACCTGGCCGCGCGGCTGGACGCGGGCGGCAGCAGCTACGGCCTGGAGCGCGACTACGTGCTCGTGGGCGCGGCGGATCCGAAGGCGCCGCCCGTGCTGCTGGAGCTGAAGGAGCTGCTCGCCTCCGGGGTGACGTCGCCGCCGGTGCCCGCGAACGGCGCGGACGTGGTGAAGGCGCAAGAGGAGCTGGGCGGCGCGGTGAACCCGCTCACGGGCGCGGTGGACATGGGCGGCCGGGCCTTCCTCGTGCGCGAGGTGGAGCCGGAGAAGGACAAGCTGGACGACGCGGTGCTCGGGAAGAAGAAGGCGCTGCGCTCCACCTTCGAGCAGGCCGGCGTCGTGCTGGCCCGGGCCCACGGCAACACGCAGGCGCAGGCCGCGCGCCTGGAGGACTGGGTGGGCGGCGACGCGAAGGGCGCCACGAAGCGGCTGGTCACCTTCGCGCAGGCCTACGCGGATCAGGCGGAAGCGGACTGGAAGGCGCTGAAGGCCGCGCGCTGA
- a CDS encoding polysaccharide deacetylase family protein, whose product MTAARLASISVDLDSLPHYCRIHGLPESLLDERARTLIHRVAVPRFLELFAQVGVPGTFFVIGEDLESDPGAADGMRRAHAAGVEIASHSHAHDYALTRRGPAAIAEDLGRADAAIEKAVGVRPVGFRAPGYTLNADLYAATVAQGYQYGSSAFPAAPYYAAKAAVMGALAALGRPSRSVLDTPRVLLAPRVPYRPDPAQPYRRGSGAVLELPMTVTPVVRFPFIGTFATTLPRGTMRAAYRTCRADAFFNFELHGVDVLDATDGIPPELVRQQRDLRVSASKKQERLRSIFQWLKDDFDVVTLRDAAGQLSAAL is encoded by the coding sequence ATGACGGCAGCGCGACTGGCGTCCATCTCCGTCGACCTGGATTCGCTGCCGCACTACTGCCGGATCCACGGGCTCCCGGAGTCGCTGCTCGACGAGCGCGCGCGGACGCTCATCCACCGCGTGGCGGTGCCGCGCTTCCTGGAGCTGTTCGCGCAGGTCGGCGTGCCGGGGACGTTCTTCGTCATCGGCGAGGACCTGGAGTCGGACCCCGGCGCGGCGGACGGCATGCGGCGCGCCCACGCCGCGGGCGTGGAGATTGCCAGCCACAGCCACGCGCATGACTACGCGCTGACCCGGCGCGGGCCCGCCGCCATCGCGGAGGACCTGGGGCGCGCGGACGCGGCCATTGAGAAGGCCGTGGGCGTGCGGCCCGTGGGCTTTCGCGCTCCGGGCTACACGCTGAACGCGGACCTGTACGCGGCCACCGTGGCGCAGGGGTACCAGTACGGGTCCTCCGCGTTCCCGGCGGCGCCGTACTACGCGGCGAAGGCGGCGGTGATGGGGGCGCTCGCGGCGCTGGGGCGGCCGTCTCGCTCCGTGCTGGACACCCCGCGCGTGCTGCTGGCGCCACGGGTTCCGTACCGACCGGATCCCGCGCAGCCCTACCGTCGTGGCTCGGGGGCGGTGCTGGAGCTGCCCATGACGGTGACGCCGGTGGTGCGCTTCCCGTTCATCGGCACGTTCGCGACGACGCTGCCTCGCGGGACGATGCGCGCCGCGTACCGCACGTGCCGGGCGGACGCCTTCTTCAACTTCGAGCTGCACGGCGTCGACGTGCTGGACGCCACGGACGGCATCCCGCCGGAGCTCGTGCGCCAGCAGCGCGACCTGCGCGTGAGCGCCTCGAAGAAGCAGGAGCGGCTGCGCAGCATCTTCCAGTGGCTCAAGGATGACTTCGACGTCGTCACCCTGCGCGACGCGGCGGGACAGCTCTCCGCGGCGCTCTGA
- a CDS encoding glycosyltransferase family 2 protein — MALHLSVVIPVYNEESIIAQAAEELRQGLDARGLDYEIIFAENGSRDATPRILEELCAKNPRLRWFHSETPNYGVALKAGILKARGTYVVCDEIDLCDLTFYDAALPRLERGEADMVVGSKAAKGASDQRPLIRRAATRVHNKLLRVALGFQGTDTHGLKAFRREALLPVIQKCVVDMDVFASEFVIRAWREGLNVMEIPIQLHEKRQPSIHLFKRVPNVLKNVGKLFYVIRVRGT, encoded by the coding sequence ATGGCCCTGCACCTCTCCGTCGTCATCCCCGTCTACAACGAGGAGTCCATCATCGCCCAGGCAGCCGAAGAGCTGCGCCAGGGGCTGGATGCTCGCGGGCTCGACTACGAAATCATCTTCGCGGAGAACGGCTCGCGCGACGCGACCCCCCGCATCCTGGAAGAGCTCTGCGCGAAGAACCCGCGCCTGCGCTGGTTCCACTCGGAGACGCCCAACTACGGCGTGGCGCTCAAGGCCGGCATCCTCAAGGCCCGGGGCACCTACGTGGTGTGCGATGAAATCGACCTCTGCGACCTGACCTTCTACGACGCGGCGCTGCCCCGGCTGGAGCGCGGCGAGGCGGACATGGTCGTGGGCTCCAAGGCGGCCAAGGGCGCGAGCGACCAGCGCCCCCTCATCCGCCGCGCGGCCACGCGGGTGCACAACAAGCTCCTGCGCGTGGCGCTGGGCTTCCAGGGCACGGACACGCACGGCCTGAAGGCGTTCCGCCGGGAAGCGCTGCTGCCCGTCATCCAGAAGTGCGTGGTGGACATGGACGTGTTCGCCAGCGAGTTCGTCATCCGCGCGTGGCGCGAGGGGCTCAACGTCATGGAGATCCCCATCCAGCTCCATGAGAAGCGCCAGCCGTCCATCCACCTCTTCAAGCGCGTGCCCAACGTGCTCAAGAACGTGGGCAAGCTGTTCTACGTCATCCGCGTGCGCGGGACCTGA
- a CDS encoding protoporphyrinogen/coproporphyrinogen oxidase, with protein sequence MDPIVILGAGLAGLSTAHFLKRPWRLIEKSDRVGGLIKTEVIDGCYFDPTGHWLHLRDPEIQELVNTLWLPDQLVRIQRRAAVFSRDTFTRFPYQVNTHGLPPEVVAENLVGYVEAIYGEKGRALRERDPVNFEEFILRYMGEGFAKNFMLPYNQKLWTVHPREMSAAWVGRFVPRPTLKEVVDGALGAGSDQLGYNASFLYPREGGIESLARAMKQHLTGGELSVRTEPVSIDWKAKQVTLSDGRTLPYSGLVSSIALPLLVDLIGKGASGVPDEVRAAAKRLRAFIVTYVCVGARGANRQPWHWIYLPEPEFHSYRIGAPSAVYAPLAPPDTASFSVEFSHHGELSVADAEKYAVEDLLRSRMIHSADDILFTKGREIPNAYVLYDDAYGPAMAEINRFLEHAGILTAGRYGKWEYSSMEDAILGGRACARTLNG encoded by the coding sequence ATGGATCCCATCGTCATCCTCGGAGCGGGCCTGGCGGGCCTGTCCACCGCGCACTTCCTCAAGCGCCCCTGGCGCCTCATCGAGAAGTCCGACCGGGTCGGCGGCCTCATCAAGACCGAGGTCATCGACGGGTGTTACTTCGACCCCACCGGCCACTGGCTCCACCTGCGCGACCCGGAGATCCAGGAACTGGTCAACACGCTCTGGCTCCCGGACCAGCTGGTGCGCATCCAGCGCCGCGCCGCCGTGTTCTCCCGCGACACCTTCACCCGCTTCCCCTACCAGGTGAACACCCACGGGCTGCCGCCGGAGGTCGTCGCGGAGAACCTCGTCGGCTACGTGGAGGCCATCTACGGGGAGAAGGGCCGCGCCCTGCGCGAGCGCGACCCCGTGAACTTCGAGGAGTTCATCCTCCGCTACATGGGCGAGGGCTTCGCGAAGAACTTCATGCTGCCCTACAACCAGAAGCTCTGGACCGTGCACCCGCGCGAGATGTCCGCCGCGTGGGTCGGCCGGTTCGTGCCGCGCCCCACCCTCAAGGAGGTCGTGGACGGGGCGCTGGGCGCGGGCAGTGATCAGCTGGGCTACAACGCGTCGTTCCTCTACCCGCGCGAGGGCGGCATCGAGAGCCTGGCGCGCGCGATGAAGCAGCACCTGACGGGCGGCGAGCTGAGCGTGCGCACCGAGCCCGTCTCCATCGACTGGAAGGCGAAGCAGGTCACGCTGTCCGACGGCCGCACCCTGCCGTACTCCGGGCTGGTGTCCTCCATCGCGCTGCCCCTGCTGGTGGACCTCATCGGGAAGGGCGCCTCCGGCGTGCCGGACGAGGTGCGCGCCGCGGCGAAGCGCCTGCGCGCCTTCATCGTCACGTACGTGTGCGTGGGGGCCCGGGGCGCCAACCGCCAGCCGTGGCACTGGATCTACCTGCCGGAGCCGGAGTTCCACTCGTACCGCATCGGGGCGCCGTCGGCGGTGTACGCGCCCCTGGCCCCGCCGGACACGGCCAGCTTCTCCGTGGAGTTCAGCCACCACGGCGAGCTGTCCGTGGCGGACGCGGAGAAGTACGCGGTGGAGGACCTGCTGCGCTCGCGGATGATCCACTCGGCGGACGACATCCTCTTCACGAAGGGCCGGGAGATTCCCAACGCGTACGTCCTCTACGACGACGCCTATGGCCCCGCGATGGCGGAGATCAACCGCTTCCTGGAGCACGCCGGCATCCTCACGGCGGGGCGCTACGGGAAGTGGGAGTACTCCTCCATGGAGGACGCCATCCTGGGCGGGCGGGCCTGCGCCCGGACGCTGAACGGCTGA